A genomic stretch from Candidatus Eisenbacteria bacterium includes:
- a CDS encoding ABC transporter permease yields the protein MIAFLLRRLMWSALVLVVVAATTFAIFFAIPANPAALIAGKYASPKTIAEIEERLGLDQPKLVQFARFLGRAARGDLGESYASQQPVSSAIANAFPKTFSLTLGAMAVWLMIGIPLGVLGALKPRSIWDRMGTLIALFGISAPAYWLGLVFLKVFADTLGWFPLGDYAEIKQAGVLVWAQHLALPWLTLALLYAGWYARMTRSQMLEVMHQDHVRTAWAKGLAPADVTRRHVWRNALLPIVTMLGADVAGLMGGAVLTETVYGIPGIGGLAWKAIRQRDLPMVMGSVLFAAAFIVVANLIVDLAYSALDPRIRTEGRKA from the coding sequence ATGATCGCCTTCCTGCTCCGCCGGCTCATGTGGAGCGCGCTGGTGCTGGTCGTGGTCGCCGCCACCACCTTCGCGATCTTCTTCGCGATCCCCGCCAACCCCGCCGCGCTGATCGCCGGCAAGTACGCTTCGCCGAAGACCATCGCCGAGATCGAGGAGCGCCTCGGTCTCGATCAACCCAAGCTGGTCCAGTTCGCGCGCTTCCTGGGACGCGCCGCGCGCGGCGACCTGGGCGAGTCGTACGCCAGCCAGCAGCCGGTCTCGAGCGCGATCGCCAACGCTTTTCCCAAGACCTTCTCGCTGACGCTCGGCGCGATGGCGGTGTGGCTCATGATCGGCATCCCCCTTGGCGTGCTGGGTGCGCTCAAACCCCGTTCGATCTGGGATCGCATGGGCACGTTGATCGCGCTGTTCGGCATCTCCGCGCCCGCGTACTGGCTGGGACTGGTGTTCCTCAAGGTGTTTGCCGACACGCTCGGCTGGTTCCCGCTCGGCGACTACGCCGAGATCAAGCAGGCCGGAGTCCTGGTCTGGGCCCAGCATCTCGCGCTGCCGTGGCTGACGCTGGCGCTCCTCTACGCCGGTTGGTACGCGCGCATGACCCGCAGCCAGATGCTCGAGGTGATGCACCAGGACCACGTGCGCACGGCGTGGGCCAAGGGCCTCGCACCCGCCGACGTGACGCGCCGTCACGTGTGGCGCAATGCGCTCCTGCCGATCGTGACCATGCTCGGCGCCGACGTCGCCGGCCTCATGGGCGGCGCGGTGCTCACCGAGACGGTGTATGGGATTCCCGGGATCGGCGGCCTGGCATGGAAGGCGATCCGCCAGCGCGATCTGCCGATGGTGATGGGCTCGGTGCTGTTCGCCGCGGCGTTCATCGTGGTCGCGAATCTGATCGTCGACCTGGCGTACAGCGCTCTGGATCCGCGAATTCGGACCGAGGGACGAAAGGCGTAG